The DNA window CCGGCTGGCCGACCGGCTCGGGGTCTCCGAGCGCGCCGCCCGCCGCTACATCGGCATCCTGCGCGAGGCCGGCATCCCTGTCGAGGCCGTCCGCGGCCCGTACGGCGGCTACCGGCTCGGGCGCGGGCTGCGGCTGCCGCCCCTGACGTTCACCGCGGCCGAGGCCCTGGGCCTGGTCATGGCGGTGCTCGACGGCCACCACGACGCGGGCGACCCGTCGGACCCGGTCGGCAGCGCGCTCGGCAAGATCATGCGGGCGCTGCCCGAGCCGGTGGCCGCCCAGGCCGAGGCGGTCCGGCGGACCACGGCGCCCGTGCCCGACCGCGGAGCGGCCCGGCCGGACCCGGGCATCACGGCCGCCCTCGTCCAGGCGTGCTCGGCCCACCGGCGGGCGCGGCTCGGCTACCGTTCCGAGGCGGGCAACGAGCGGACCATCGAGGTGGACCCGTGGGCGGTCGTCGTCCGCCACGGCCGCTGGTATCTGCTGTGCTGGTCCCACACCTCCGCAGGCCGCCGCGCCTACCGGGTCGACCGGGTCCGCGACGTGCGGGTCCTCGACGTCCCCTTCGAGCCGCCCGCCGGGCTCGACCCGGCCGCCGTCCTGGAGGAGCACCTGGCCGTCGGCTGGGACCACGAGGTCGAGGTCGTCGTCGAGGCCCCCGCCGAGCGGGTGGCAGGCTGGCTCTCCCGCGTCATGGGCCGCCCGGAACCGCTTGACGCCGCCACCACCCGCTTGGTGGGCAGCACGAACAACCCGGCCTGGTACGCCGAGGAGCTGGCCAGGCTGCCGGTGCCGTACCGGATCGTGAGATGTCCGGATCTGGTGCGGGCGGCGCGGACCCTGGGGGAGCGGCTGCTCGCCGCGAGCGCCGGAGCGGCGGACCCGAGCTGACCGCGGCTACCGCAGGGCGGCGATGGCCAGGTCGCGGCTGTCGTAGAAGGAGAGCAGCCGGTCCAGGCCCATGATCTTGAAGACGTGGGCGATGTCCGGCCCCAGCCCGGCCAGCGCGAGCCGCGCGCCGGCGTCATGGGCCCGCTGGTGCGCCATCACGAGCACGGAGATGCCCGTGGAGTCGCAGAACGGCAGCGCCGACAGGTCGATCACCAGCCCGTCGCCGGGCGCCAGCGCCACCTGTTCGAGCGCCTCCTGAAGCCGTGGAGAGGTGTGGTGGTCGAGGTCGCCGGCGACGACCAGCACATGGATGTGAGCCGAATGCGGTTGGTAGGTGACGGTCAGACCGGAATCCTGCTGCACCGAGGCTCCTGGGAGAGGGGTAGGACCTCGCGCCTGTGGAAGAGGGGCACGAGCCATGGGGTGATCTGCCCTATTCTACGTACTGTCGAGCTGGTGTCTGACCTGCCCGGCCACGAACGAAAGGGTCTCGTGTGGCACGCGACGACGCTGAACGGGGCCCGGTGACGGCGACCGGCGCCGAGCTCTTCACCGTTGACGACGAGATCGGCCGCGACCTCGCCGTGGTGGACTGGCGAGCCACCCCGCTCGGCCCCCCGGAGGAGTGGCCGCAGAGCCTCCAGACGGCCGTGAGCATCCTGCTGTCGTCCCGCTTCTCCATGTGGATGGCGTGGGGGCCTGAGCTCACGTTCTTCTGCAACGCCGCCTACCGCCGCGACACCCTCGGCCGCAAGTACCCGTGGGCGCTCGGCCGCCCGGCCGGCGAGGTGTGGGCCGAGATCTGGGACGACATCGGCCCCCGCATCGACACCGTGCTGGCCACGGGCCGGGCCACCTGGGACGAGGCGCTGCTGCTGTTCCTGGAGCGGGCCGGCTATCCGGAGGAGACCTACCACACCTTCTCCTACAGCCCGCTGCGCGACGACGACGGCTCGGTGGTCGGCATGCTCTGCGTGGTCAGCGAGGAGACCGACCGGGTCGTCGGCGAGCGGCGCATGGCGACCCTGCGCGACCTCGGCTCCGACCCCAGCGTGGTGCGCACCGAGCAGGAGATGCTCGCCTTCGCCTGCCGCCAGCTCGGGCAGAACCCCCAGGACCTCCCCTTCACCATCACCTACCTGTTCGACGACGACGGCGGCGCGCGCCTGGCCGAGGCGACCGGCATCCCGGCCGGGCATCCGGCCGCCCCCGCCGTCCTGTCCGCCGACGACCCGGACCCGGTGTGGCCGCTCGCCGCGCTCGCGAGGGGCGAGTCCGAGCTGACGGCGCTCGACGCCGCGCCGTTCGCCGGGCTGCCCACCGGGCACTGGAACGAGCCGCCCACGCGGGCGCTCGTGGTGCCGCTGCTCCAGCAGGGCGGCGGGCCGTACGGGTTCCTGGTGGCCGCGCTCAACCGGTACCGGCCGCTCGACGACGGCTACCGCGGCTTCGTCGAGCTGGCCGCCGGCCACGTCGCGGCCGGCATCTCCTCCGCCCGCAGCTACCAGGCCCAGCAGCGGCGGGCCGAGGAACTGGCCGAGCTGGACCGGGCGAAGACCGTCTTCTTCTCCAACATCAGCCACGAGTTCCGCACCCCGCTCACCCTGATCATGGGGCCGGTGCAGGAGCTGCGCGGCGCGCTCGCCGACGCCGGCCCGCGGGTGCGCCAGGACCTGGAGGTCATCCACCGCAACGGGCTGCGCCTCGGCAAGCTCGTCAACACCCTGCTCGACTTCTCCCGCCTCGAAGCCGGCCGCATGCAGGCCCGCTACGAGCCGGTGGACCTCGCGGCCGTCACCGCCGAGCTGGCCAGCGTCTTCCGCTCCGCGATCGACAAGGCCGGGCTGGAGTTCCGGGTCGACTGCCCCCCGCTCCCCGAGCCGGTCCACATCGACCGGAGCATGTGGGAGAAGGTCGTGCTCAACCTGCTGAGCAACGCGCTGAAGTTCACCTTCGACGGCTCGGTCGGCGTCAGCGTGCGCGAACGCGACGGGCACGCGGTCGTCACCGTCACCGACACGGGCATCGGCATCCCGGCCGAGGAGCTGCCGCGGCTGTTCGAGCGGTTCCACCGCATCGAGAGCGCCCGCTCGCGCTCCCACGAGGGCAGCGGCATCGGGCTGGCCCTGGTCCAGGAACTGGTCGGACTGCACGGCGGCACCATCACCGCCGACAGCACCGAGGACGAGGGCACGACGTTCACCGTCCGGCTGCCCTTCGGCTCCGCGCACCTGCCTCCCGGCAGCATCATCGCGCCGGGGGCGGCGGAGACGGTCTCGGCCGGCGCCGACCCGTACGTCCAGGAGGCCCTGCGCTGGCTCCCCGAGGACGACGGCCTCGCGCAGGCGACGGCCGAGGTCACCGCCGGAGCCGGCACGCCGGTGCCGGACGGCGGCCCGGCGGCCCGCGTGCTGATCGCCGACGACAACAGCGACATGCGCGAATACCTCGTCCGGCTGCTGAGGGGCGCCGGCTACCAGGTCACCGCCGTCGGCGACGGGCTGGAGGCCCTGGACGCCGTCCGCGCGGACGCGCCCGACCTCGTGGTCAGCGACGTGATGATGCCGCGACTGGACGGCCTGGCCCTGGTCTCGGCGCTGCGCTCCGACCCGCGCACGGCCGGCGTGCCGGTGCTGCTGCTGTCGGCCCGCGCCGGGCAGGAGGACTCCATCGAGGGCCTGGAGGCGGGCGCCGACGACTACCTGGTCAAACCGTTCTCGGCGGCCGAGCTGCTGGCCAGGGCGCGGGCCAACGTGGAGCTGGCGCGGATGCGCAACCACCACACCCGGTGGCGCACCGCCATGATCGACTCGTTGCAGGAGGGGTTCTTCGTCACCGACGAGACCGGCGCGGTGATCGAGGTCAACTCGGCCTTCACCGACATGCTCGGCTACGGGCCCGAGGAGCTGCCGTACGCCCCCGAACACCCCTGGTGGCCGGACACGGACGCCGATCCGCAGGCGCGCGCCCTGGTCGCCGAGGCGTTCGAACGCATGATGAACGAGGGCAGAGGCAGCAGCCACGTCCCCGTCACCCACCGGGACGGGCACCTGGTGTGGATCACGGTCACGTTCAACGCGGTCACCGACCCCGACACCGGCCGCCGCCGCGTCGTCGGCACCATGCGCGACGTCACCGCCGAGCACTACCTCGTGCAGCGCGAGAGCGCGCTCGCCGCGCTCAGCATGCGGGTCTCCCAGGCGGGCAACCTGACCGACGCCCTGGCCGGCGGGCTGGAGGCGTTGCAGGAGGTCTGGCGGGCCCGGCAGGTCCTCGCCGTCGTCTGGGCCGACGACCAGCCGCGCGGCCTGGCCCGCGCGCCCGCGGGCGGAGACTGGCCCGGCCTGCCCGAGGATCTGCGGGAGAAGCTGGCCGCGCTGCGCGAGCAGCCGCCCCTCCGGCCGGTCGCGCCCGGCACGGACGGCGCCGGCATCACCCTCGAACACCCCGAAGGGCTGCTCACCGTCTGGGTCGACCTGGGCCAGAACCGGCCCTTCACCGGCGAGGACCAGACCCTGCTGGCGCTGCTCGCCGGACACCTCGGCCAGGGCCTGCACCGGGTGCACCAGCTCGACCAGCAGCGCGAGGCGGCCGTGGCGCTCCAGAGGGCCATCCTGGGCCCGTCCGAGCTGCCCGACGGCTTCGCCGTCCGCTACGAGCCGGCCGGCCGGCCCCTGGAGGTCGGCGGCGACTGGTACGACATCGTGCCGCTGTCCGGCCCGCGCATCGGCATCGTGGTCGGCGACTGCGTGGGGCGCGGGCTGGAGGCCGCCGCCGTCATGGGGCAACTGCGCAGCGCCTGCCGGGCCCTGCTGCTCCAGGACGCCGGGCCGGCGCAGGTGTTCACGGCGCTCGACCGGTTCGCGGCCCTCATCCCGGGGGCCAAGTGCACCACCGCGTTCTGCGGCGTCCTCGACACCTCCACCGGCGAACTCGTCTACTCCAGCGCCGGCCACCCGCCCGGCATCCTCGCCCACGCCGACGGCAGCACCGAGCTCCTGGAGGGCGGCCGGTCGGTCCCGCTCGCCGTGCGGGGCGGCAGGGCGCGGCCGGAGGCGCGGTGCACCATGCCGCCCCGGTCCACGCTGCTCGTCTACACCGACGGGCTGGTCGAACGGCGGCGGCGTCCGCTGACGGCCGGCATCGACGCGGCCAGCGCCGCCGTACAGGCCGGGTGCGCCACCCCCATCGATGCCCTCGCGAGCGAGGTCATGACCAGCCTCACCCCGGACGGCGGCTTCAGCGACGACGTCGCGCTGCTCCTCTACCGCCAGCCCGCCCCGCTGGAGGTCGCCTTCCCCGCCGAGTCCGGCCAGCTCGCCCCCGTGCGCGCGGCGCTGCGCGAGTGGCTGGGCCGCTGCGAGCTCGCCCCCGCGCAGGTGCAGAGCGTGCTCGTGGCGGCGGGGGAGGCGTGCGCCAACGCCATCGAGCACGGGCACCGCGACGCCCCCGGCCGGACGATCCGCCTGCGGGCGGTCGCCACCGGCCGCGGACTGCACCTCACCGTGACCGACAGCGGACGGTGGAAGATCCCCGAGCCCGAGGCCAACCCGCACCGCGGACGGGGCGTCGCGCTCATGCACGCCCTGATGAACGAGGTGACCATCCAGCCCGGCGCCGCCGGCACCACCGTCGACCTGCATGCGAGGATCTTCCCTTGACCGCACCCCTCACCGTGGTCGCCTCGCAGCGGCCGGACGGCACCCTGGTCCTCGCCTGCGCGGGCGAGATCGACATGAGCAACGCACGCGCCCTTGACGAGGCGCTGGCCGGCGCGGACGGCGACGGCACCGTGCTGGTCGACCTCAGCGCGGTCGAGTATCTGGACAGCGCGGGCCTGACCGTGCTGTTCTCCCATGCCGAGCGCATCCGGCTGGTCGCCAACCCGCTGCTCGAACCCGTCCTCACGATCTCCGGGCTCGCCGAGCTCACCACCGTCGAGGGCCTCGACGGCGACGATCAGTGAGCCCGGTGCTTCTAGACTTGACCGCTGTCGGGAGGAAAGGGAGAAGATGGCGGCCAATGAGAGGGTTGACCCATCGGCCGACGTGCTCGACCAGGCGGCCGCCGTGTTCGGGCTGCTGTCCTCGCCGTCCCGGCTGCACATCGTGTGGGCGCTGGCGCAGGGCGAGTGCGACGTGTCCGGGCTGGCCGAGCGGGTGGGCGGCGCGCTGCCCGCGGTCAGCCAGCACCTGGCCAAGCTGAAGCTGGCCGGTCTGGTCCGGTCGCGGCGCGAGGGCCGCAGGGTGGTCTACCTCATCGACGACCAGGACATCGTGACCACGGTGCAGGGCCTGGTCGGCCGGCTCGCCGAACGGCGGGGCCCCGGGGAGCGCGCCCGTGGTCTGGGCGCCTGAGGCTGCCGACACCCCGCTCCGGGTCCTGCGGCGGCTGGAGACCGGCCCGCGCGGACTCGTGGCCGCCGACGCCGAGGCCCGGCTGCTCGACCACGGCGAGAACGTCGTCCCGTCCCGCCGGCCGCCCACCCTGCCGCGCCGGTTCGTCCGCAGCCTGCGCGACCCGTTCACGCTGGTGCTGCTGGGGCTGGGCCTGGTCAGCGCGCTGATCGCGTCCTGGGCCACGGCGGGCGTCATCGTCCTGCTGGTCGCCGTGAGCTGCCTGCTGCGCTCCAACGGCGAGTACCGCGCCGACCGCTCGACCGCCGCGCTGCGCAGGCTGGTCGCCACCACGACGACCGTACGGCGGCGCGCGACGAAGGACGCCGAGCCGGAGGAACGGGAGATCCCGGCCGACCAGCTCGTGCCCGGCGACGTGATCAAGCTGGGCCCCGGCGACCTGGTGCCCGCCGACGCGCGGCTGCTGCGGGCCAACGGCCTGACCGTGCACCAGGCGCAGCTCACCGGCGAGTCCGCGCCGGTGCCCAAACGGGCGCTCGACCTGCCGGAGGGCGACGAGCACCTGCTGTGGCAGGGCAGCAGCGTGACCTCGGGCAGCGCGCTCGCCGTGGTGACCGCCACGGGAGCCGCCACCCGCTTCGCCGGCGCCTACGCCGGCCCCCTGCCCTCGCGGCGCGGGGCCGGGCGGCGGACGTCGGCCTTCGACCGGTCCGTGAACGGGCTCTCCTGGGTGCTGGTCAGGGGCATGCTGGTCATCCCGCCGGTCGCCCTCGTCGCCAACGCGGTGCTGCGCGGCAAAGGGCTGGAGGCGCTGCCGTTCGCGGTGGCCGTGGCGGTCGGGCTGACGCCCGAGATGCTGCCCGTCGTGGTGACCACCGTGCTGGCCAGAGGGTCGGCGCTGCTGGCGCGGCGCGGCGTGATCGTCAAACGGCTGTCCGCGCTGCCCGACGTGGGCGCGATCGACATCCTGTGCATGGACAAGACCGGGACGCTCACCCGCGACCGCCCGGTGCTGAGCGGGTCCGTCGGCCCCGGCGGGCGGCCCGACCCCGAGCCGCTGCGCTGGGCGGCCGTCAACGGCCTGTGGACGCTGCACCTCGCCGACCCGCCCGCCCCCGACCCGCTCGACGAGGCCATCCTCGCGGGCGCCCCCGACCTGGGCGAGGTCGAAGGGCTGGACGCGGTGCCGTTCGATCCGCTGACCCGGGTCTCCCGCGCGCTCGTCCGCGACGGCGAGGACGTCGTCGTGGTGGTCAAGGGCGCCGTCGAGGCGGTGCTGGAGCGGTGCGCGCTGGGCGAGCGCGAGCGGCGGCGCGCGAACGCCACCGCCGCCTCCCTCGCGCGGGCGGGCGCCCGCGTGCTGGCCGTCGCCCGCGGGCCCGCGTCCGCGCGGACCGGCCTGGACGCCGCGGGGGAGCGCGACCTCACCCTCGTCGGCTTCGTCACCCTGGCCGACGAGCCCTCGCCGGACGCCGCGGCCGCCCTCGCGCTCCTCGCCCGCCGCGGCGTCAAGGTCAAGATCCTGACCGGCGACCACCCGGGGACGGCCGCCAGGATCTGCCGCGAGCTGGGCCTGGAGGCGGGCGAGGTGGCCGACGCGGCCGGCCTCACCGCCGCGGCGGCCGAACGGGCCACGGTGATCGCCCGCTGCACGCCCGAGCAGAAGGCCCGCGTCGTCCGCGCGCTGCGCGCCGCCGGGCACACCGTCGGCTTCCTCGGCGACGGCGTCAACGACCTGCCCGCCATGCGCGCCGCCGACGTCGGCATCTGTCCGCGCGCCGCCGTGGACGTCACCCGCGAGGCCGCCGACATCGTGCTGGCGGGCAAGGACCTGTCGGCCATCGGCCAGGCGGTCGCCGTGGGCCGGCGCAGCAGCGGCAACATCGTCACGTACCTGCGCATCGCGCTGTCCTCGAACCTCGGCAACGTGATCGCGATGCTGGTGGCCGGGCTGGCGCTGCCGTTCCTGCCGATGCTGCCGGTCCAGGTGCTCGCCCAGAACCTCTGCTTCGACGCCGCCCAGC is part of the Nonomuraea coxensis DSM 45129 genome and encodes:
- a CDS encoding STAS domain-containing protein, which encodes MTAPLTVVASQRPDGTLVLACAGEIDMSNARALDEALAGADGDGTVLVDLSAVEYLDSAGLTVLFSHAERIRLVANPLLEPVLTISGLAELTTVEGLDGDDQ
- a CDS encoding ArsR/SmtB family transcription factor; the protein is MAANERVDPSADVLDQAAAVFGLLSSPSRLHIVWALAQGECDVSGLAERVGGALPAVSQHLAKLKLAGLVRSRREGRRVVYLIDDQDIVTTVQGLVGRLAERRGPGERARGLGA
- a CDS encoding helix-turn-helix transcriptional regulator translates to MEPGASPTARALMTLDLLQGHPGITADRLADRLGVSERAARRYIGILREAGIPVEAVRGPYGGYRLGRGLRLPPLTFTAAEALGLVMAVLDGHHDAGDPSDPVGSALGKIMRALPEPVAAQAEAVRRTTAPVPDRGAARPDPGITAALVQACSAHRRARLGYRSEAGNERTIEVDPWAVVVRHGRWYLLCWSHTSAGRRAYRVDRVRDVRVLDVPFEPPAGLDPAAVLEEHLAVGWDHEVEVVVEAPAERVAGWLSRVMGRPEPLDAATTRLVGSTNNPAWYAEELARLPVPYRIVRCPDLVRAARTLGERLLAASAGAADPS
- the mgtA gene encoding magnesium-translocating P-type ATPase, which encodes MVWAPEAADTPLRVLRRLETGPRGLVAADAEARLLDHGENVVPSRRPPTLPRRFVRSLRDPFTLVLLGLGLVSALIASWATAGVIVLLVAVSCLLRSNGEYRADRSTAALRRLVATTTTVRRRATKDAEPEEREIPADQLVPGDVIKLGPGDLVPADARLLRANGLTVHQAQLTGESAPVPKRALDLPEGDEHLLWQGSSVTSGSALAVVTATGAATRFAGAYAGPLPSRRGAGRRTSAFDRSVNGLSWVLVRGMLVIPPVALVANAVLRGKGLEALPFAVAVAVGLTPEMLPVVVTTVLARGSALLARRGVIVKRLSALPDVGAIDILCMDKTGTLTRDRPVLSGSVGPGGRPDPEPLRWAAVNGLWTLHLADPPAPDPLDEAILAGAPDLGEVEGLDAVPFDPLTRVSRALVRDGEDVVVVVKGAVEAVLERCALGERERRRANATAASLARAGARVLAVARGPASARTGLDAAGERDLTLVGFVTLADEPSPDAAAALALLARRGVKVKILTGDHPGTAARICRELGLEAGEVADAAGLTAAAAERATVIARCTPEQKARVVRALRAAGHTVGFLGDGVNDLPAMRAADVGICPRAAVDVTREAADIVLAGKDLSAIGQAVAVGRRSSGNIVTYLRIALSSNLGNVIAMLVAGLALPFLPMLPVQVLAQNLCFDAAQLALAFERPGPAALRRPFRLRRRAVLRFILGFGLVNAGVDLATFAVLTRVPGMEGEPAFHTGWLVENMLTQAAIMLLLRPVRRVSRPLGLATGALAVAGLLLPLSPLAPALGLVRLPVTSVLWLLLVLVLYAGVLVALTARTRRRA
- a CDS encoding STAS domain-containing protein; translated protein: MQQDSGLTVTYQPHSAHIHVLVVAGDLDHHTSPRLQEALEQVALAPGDGLVIDLSALPFCDSTGISVLVMAHQRAHDAGARLALAGLGPDIAHVFKIMGLDRLLSFYDSRDLAIAALR
- a CDS encoding SpoIIE family protein phosphatase; the encoded protein is MARDDAERGPVTATGAELFTVDDEIGRDLAVVDWRATPLGPPEEWPQSLQTAVSILLSSRFSMWMAWGPELTFFCNAAYRRDTLGRKYPWALGRPAGEVWAEIWDDIGPRIDTVLATGRATWDEALLLFLERAGYPEETYHTFSYSPLRDDDGSVVGMLCVVSEETDRVVGERRMATLRDLGSDPSVVRTEQEMLAFACRQLGQNPQDLPFTITYLFDDDGGARLAEATGIPAGHPAAPAVLSADDPDPVWPLAALARGESELTALDAAPFAGLPTGHWNEPPTRALVVPLLQQGGGPYGFLVAALNRYRPLDDGYRGFVELAAGHVAAGISSARSYQAQQRRAEELAELDRAKTVFFSNISHEFRTPLTLIMGPVQELRGALADAGPRVRQDLEVIHRNGLRLGKLVNTLLDFSRLEAGRMQARYEPVDLAAVTAELASVFRSAIDKAGLEFRVDCPPLPEPVHIDRSMWEKVVLNLLSNALKFTFDGSVGVSVRERDGHAVVTVTDTGIGIPAEELPRLFERFHRIESARSRSHEGSGIGLALVQELVGLHGGTITADSTEDEGTTFTVRLPFGSAHLPPGSIIAPGAAETVSAGADPYVQEALRWLPEDDGLAQATAEVTAGAGTPVPDGGPAARVLIADDNSDMREYLVRLLRGAGYQVTAVGDGLEALDAVRADAPDLVVSDVMMPRLDGLALVSALRSDPRTAGVPVLLLSARAGQEDSIEGLEAGADDYLVKPFSAAELLARARANVELARMRNHHTRWRTAMIDSLQEGFFVTDETGAVIEVNSAFTDMLGYGPEELPYAPEHPWWPDTDADPQARALVAEAFERMMNEGRGSSHVPVTHRDGHLVWITVTFNAVTDPDTGRRRVVGTMRDVTAEHYLVQRESALAALSMRVSQAGNLTDALAGGLEALQEVWRARQVLAVVWADDQPRGLARAPAGGDWPGLPEDLREKLAALREQPPLRPVAPGTDGAGITLEHPEGLLTVWVDLGQNRPFTGEDQTLLALLAGHLGQGLHRVHQLDQQREAAVALQRAILGPSELPDGFAVRYEPAGRPLEVGGDWYDIVPLSGPRIGIVVGDCVGRGLEAAAVMGQLRSACRALLLQDAGPAQVFTALDRFAALIPGAKCTTAFCGVLDTSTGELVYSSAGHPPGILAHADGSTELLEGGRSVPLAVRGGRARPEARCTMPPRSTLLVYTDGLVERRRRPLTAGIDAASAAVQAGCATPIDALASEVMTSLTPDGGFSDDVALLLYRQPAPLEVAFPAESGQLAPVRAALREWLGRCELAPAQVQSVLVAAGEACANAIEHGHRDAPGRTIRLRAVATGRGLHLTVTDSGRWKIPEPEANPHRGRGVALMHALMNEVTIQPGAAGTTVDLHARIFP